One part of the Cottoperca gobio chromosome 14, fCotGob3.1, whole genome shotgun sequence genome encodes these proteins:
- the vdac1 gene encoding non-selective voltage-gated ion channel VDAC1: MMAVPPTYIDLGKSARDVFTKGYGFGVIKLDLKTKSDNGLEFTSTGSANTETSKVAGSLETKYKWAEHGLTFTEKWNTDNTLGTEITLEDQLAKGLKLTFDSSFSPNTGKKSGKVKTGYKCDHINLGCDVNYDINGTAIHGAAVVGYEGWLAGYQMTFEAGRNRITQSNFAVGFKTDEFQLHTNVNDGTEFGGSIYQKVNDQLETAVNLAWTAGNSNTRFGIAAKYQIDPDASFSAKVNNSSLVGLGYTQTLKPGIKLTLSALLDGKNINAGGHKLGLGLEFQA; the protein is encoded by the exons ATGATGGCTGTACCTCCAACTTACATTGACCTTGGAAAGTCTGCCAGGGATGTTTTCACCAAGGGATACG GCTTTGGGGTCATCAAGCTGGACTTGAAAACAAAGTCTGACAATGGACTG GAGTTCACCAGCACAGGCTCTGCCAACACTGAGACCAGCAAGGTCGCTGGATCCCTGGAGACCAAGTACAAGTGGGCGGAGCACGGCTTGACCTTCACAGAGAAGTGGAACACCGACAACACCCTGGGGACCGAGATCACCCTTGAAGACCAG TTGGCTAAAGGGCTGAAGCTGACGTTTGATTCCTCCTTCTCACCAAACACCGG CAAGAAAAGCGGCAAGGTCAAGACGGGCTACAAGTGCGACCACATCAACCTTGGCTGTGACGTTAACTACGACATCAATGGTACAGCCATCCACGGCGCAGCAGTAGTGGGCTACGAGGGCTGGCTGGCCGGCTACCAGATGACCTTCGAGGCTGGCAGGAACAGAATCACCCAGAGCAACTTTGCGGTTGGATTCAAGACGGACGAGTTCCAGCTCCATACGAATGT AAATGATGGCACTGAGTTTGGTGGTTCCATCTACCAGAAGGTGAATGACCAGCTGGAGACAGCCGTCAACCTGGCCTGGACTGCTGGAAACAGCAACACCCGCTTTGGCATCGCTGCTAAGTATCAGATTGACCCTGATGCATCCTTCTCT GCCAAGGTAAACAACTCCAGCCTTGTGGGCCTGGGCTACACTCAGACTCTGAAGCCAG GCATCAAGCTGACACTCTCTGCTCTCCTTGATGGCAAGAACATCAACGCTGGTGGCCACAAGCTTGGTCTCGGCCTCGAGTTCCAGGCGTAA